The Mucilaginibacter gracilis genomic interval ACACTAGTATAACAGTAATTACAAGCAATGTAAAGGCAATTGTTGCTATAAAATAAAATATGGCTGACTGATACCAATATGGCTTTACTGATAAATAAAGTAACCCCATGCTTTCTGGCTGTATAACATAGCTAAATTGCAATTCATAATCTGTATTTGCAGCTAGCTCTGGTAGCATTAAAAGTGTGGGGCCAATTTGCTGTAGCGTATCTCGTGTTTTTAGGTTTATTAAAAGGTATTTAACAGCAGAATCCCTAAATTCCGGTTTAGCATTAGTAGCAGCGACAAGCTTTCCACCGGGTGAAAAAAACAGTTTTTGTATACCACCGGTCTGTACCTGGCTTTCATGTATTTGTTCCTTCAGCTGTTGATGATAAACTTTAATTTCTGGAATTACTTTAAGCCGTTTAATGTAATATCGACGAACCAGTGTATCGGTATTGTAATCATAAAAATCTACAAAAAAGAAATCGTTAATTTTTAGCGAAATATAGCCTATATCAACCCCTTCTTTTAGAAGACGTTTATTGCTTTTTACTTGCTTTAATACTTTATTTAAGCTGTCAAATTGCAAAATGTACCCCTGTCCGTGTACCGAGGTTGTGGTATAGTATGATCTTTCATAAAGCTTATTGATTTGATAATGATTAAGCATCAGATTATTATACTTTTCTTTATGTCCCGGCTCCGATATATTAATTGTGCCAAAAGGGACATTGGTGGTTCGTATAGCTATCCAATTACCTGCAATATAAATGGGTATTATTTTTTGTCTTATCTCATTCCTTATATCGCCAACAAGAGTTCTGCTGTTCATTTGTTTAAGCAATACGCCTTGCGCTTCAACGCGTATAGGGGCTTTACCGAAAATAGTAACATGCTGGGCAAGGCACCTGTTATAAGATGGATTAGCTATTAAAAGAAAAATTATAAATCTTTTTAAAACAACGCTACTTATCCTTTTCAATTTGAGTTTTAATAATGGTTTCCAGTTTGTCGGCATTACTTGGTGCCGGGGCATCCAAATTAATTATTAATCCTGCTTTATCTAACACTACAAACTTAGGTATGGCATTGGTAAAGTAATTGCTCGTTTTACCATCACCATCAAAAAGTTGCAACCATTTCGGTTTATCGTGCTGCAATGCTTGTTGCCACGCATCCTTTCTATCGCGTACGGCAATACTTATAATTTGTACACGGCTATCAGATTTGTATCTTTCATACAGTTTGTTTAAGTAAGGGGTCTCTTCACGACATGGCGCACATGAGCTAGCCCAAAAGTCGATTAAAACCACCTTGCCTTTAAAATCTGACAGCGTATGTTTAATTCCTTTATTATCAACAAGCGAAAATGCTTGTGCTGCATCTCCAATTTTGTATTTACCAAGCTCATACTCTTTCTTATTTATGAGAGTTATCAGTTCGTTTTGGTAAAGCGTGCTATTTATGTTGCCTAAATAAGGTAAAGTGTTTTTAGCAGCCACCTTAAATTCTTCATAAGTGTTAATTACCGCGTTTAAATTAAGATTGATAAACTTGTAAAAAACATAATCCCTAACATCACCTTTAAAGGTCGTATTGATTTTTTTTAACAATGAGCCATATTTATCATAAGGAATACTATTCTTTACTTTGTTATCGTGTTTGAAACTGTAATAAAGGTACCAATATGAAAAGCCCATTAGATTTTTAAAGGCAGGGCAGGTCAAATTGCTGCTATTCGATAAGTCGTTTATTATCTTACTGTCAAAATTAGTTGCTATGTATTTATCTACCTCTATAGGGCTTTCAGTATCTAGTGTTAAGTTAAATATAATATGACGTATAAAAGCGTATATTTGTAAAACAAATTACAGATGGTACGTTATACGATAAAACTTACAAAAGAGGAGGTTGGAGAGTTATACTCGATAATCAACAAGGGCTCCCATAGTTCTCAAACATTCCGGACAGCCTATATACTATTGAATTGTGATGAAGGGGAATATGCGGAGAAAATAACAAATGAACAGATCAGCAAAGTCCTGAAAGTAGGGATGCGAACGATAGACCGGGTGAAGAAAAAGTTTATTGAAGAGGGTTTTGAAGGTGTTTTAGATCGTCGCCCCACCAGCCGTGTTTATGAAACAAAATCAGATGGCGATGTAGAAGCGAAGCTGGTTGCCTTGTGTTGCAGCGAGCCGCCTGAGGGGTTTGCTAAATGGTCATTAAGGCTACTCGCCGATAAAATGGTAGAGTTGGAATATGTAGAAAGTATTTCGCATGTAACAGTAAGAAGTGTGCTTAAAAAAACGAACTTAAGCCTTGGAAAGTAAAGGGCTGGGTAATACCACCGGAAAAAAGCAGCGAATTTGTAGCCAATATGGAACGCGTATTGGATGTATACAAAAAACCTTATGATGAGGAATTTCCGGTTGTATGTATGGATGAGTCGCCAAAACAATTGATAGAAGAAGGGCAGCCCTCTCAAGCCATGAAGCCTGGCCAGGAGGCAAGAGTAGATTACGAGTACATAAGGCATGGGGTAGTCAATATATTTATGGCCAACGAGCCTTTGAGGGGCAAGCGCTTTGTAGAAATTACGGCGTTTAAAACCAAAAAGGACTGGGCTTTATTCGTAAAAAGAATAGCAGATGAATGGTACCCGACAGCGAAAAAAATAACTTTAGTAATGGACAATTTTAAAACCCATTCGGCCTCTGCATTTTACGAGACATTTGAACCAGCCGAAGCCAAAAGGCTATGGGATAGGTTTGAGTTTGTTTATACGCCCAAGCATGGAAGCTGGCTCAATATGGCCGAGATAGAATTGCATGTATTGAATGGGCAATGCCTAAACAGGCATATTTCAACAATGCTGAAGATCAATGAAGAGGTAGCGGCATGGCAACACAACAGAAATAATAAGAACAGCAAAATTAACTGGCAGTTCGAAAATAAAGATGCGCGAATAAAACTGAAAAGACTTTATCCGTCATTACACGATTAACATAACACTAGTATAAATAGTGCAAATGTTTACGATGATGATAAAACTGCTGCGGCTGCAATAACAAATATTTATTCCGATATGAGTTCCCAATTTGGGCTCGGCGGAATCTCAACAATATCATATCATTCAGAACTTTTGTCAGATAATTTAACTTTAGCAGATTTGACAGATGTTGGACTAAAACAACTTTATACTAATAATTTAGCTAGCATTGATAATGTGTCTACACCTTATTGGGCGGCGTTATATAAGTCAATATATGAAGCCAACGCAGCAATTGAGGGAGTGTCAAATTCCAAAAAACTTACTTCAAGTGTCAAAAACAGAATTTTAGGCGAAGCTTACTTCGATAGGGCGTTTATGTATTATTATCTTGTTAATTTATACGGAGACGTTCCATTGGCGCTAACAACTGATTATAAATTAACTTCGGTTTTGAAGCGATCTGCCGCGGCTGATGTATATAATCAAATTGTAAACGATTTACTCCAAGCCAAAGACTATTTAGATTCGCAGTATTTAGATTTTAATTTAAAAAACGTTACTACCGAGAGAGTAAGACCTAATCAGATGGCGGCTTATGCGTTACTAGCTCGTGTTCAGCTCCAAAGAAAAAACTATTTAGCCGCTGAAGAAGCAGCAACTAAGGTAATTGAGAATAAACCCACTTATAACATAGTTGCACCGGAGCAGGTCTTTTTAAAAAATAGTGACGAAACAATTTGGGCGCTACAACCTGTAAGAGCATTTTTAAACACAAATCAAGCTCAGATTTTCATACTTCCTGTAACGGGGCCTGATTTTAGCTATCCGGTTTATTTATCAAATTCATTAGTTAATAGTTTTGAATCGAATAATGACCTTCGAAAATCAAAATGGATAGGCTCTGTGATTGTTGGAAGTCAAACATATTATTTTTCTTATAAATACAAAGTGCCGGCAATTGGTACTGATATTTTTGAATATGATATTGTCCTGAGACTTGCTGAACAATACTTAATACGATCCGAAGCGCGGGCAGAGCAAAATAAAATTTCGGATGCCCAGGCTGATTTGAACATAATTCGTTCTCGTGCAGGTTTAGCTAATACGGTTGCCAATAACACATCTGACTTGAAAGCTGCAATCTTAAAAGAAAGAAGAGTAGAGCTTTTCACAGAATGGGGACATCGATGGATTGATATAAAGAGAACTGGAACTATTGATCAAATCATGACTCAAGCTGCAGTAGTTAAGGGCAGTACTTGGGAATCTTTCAAAGCATTATTCCCGATCCCGTATCAAGAAATAGTAAAAGACTCTCAACTAACGCAAAATACAGGCTATTAATAGAATACTAGTTTACTATCACAAGTAAGAATTATCTGTCTAATTAAGAATTTAGTAAAATGAAGATCATAAAAATATTATTGGTCCTATTCGTCCCTTCCTTTGCATTTGCAAGTTCCCATGGAATATCTTTCGATAAAAATCGAAACTGGGAGCAAGTTAAAAACCAAGCCAAGCTTGAACATAAATACATATTCGTTGATGCATTCGCTACATGGTGTGTACCGTGCAAACAAATGGATAAAGAGGTGTATATTAACAAGCAAGTAGGCGATTTTTTTAATGGGAGATTTATCTCTGTCAAAGTTCAAATGGACCAGACGACTCACGACAATGACTATGTAAAAAGCTGGTATGGTGATGCAAAACAGATTATGAGGATTGGTGGCATAAAAGCGTTCCCAGCATTTTTGTTTTTTAACCCTGAAGGTGAGTTGATTTATAGCCGGGATGGATTTAAATCAATAGAGGAATTTATTAATTTAGGTAAAGCCGCACTATCGATCAAAAAGGGTTTAGCAGAGCAGCTAACTGAGTTTAATGCCGGAAAGAGAGGCGGAATAGATTTATTAAACCTAGCCAAATTTCAGCGAGCACAAAAACAAGAGTCTTCGGCTTTGGCAATCGCCACGGCCTTGAAAGATGAGCTTATGAATACCAATAAATTCTCAGGTTTTTATAAACCTGAGAATTTACAGTTGTTTACTGCGTTTGGAAGGGTTTTCAACGTAAATGATCCATTTATTAAATTCATCTTTAAAAATCAAGCTTCATCAGATTCCTCCTTTAAAGCAGAAGGCTTTTCTCAAAGAATTGTTGATTTTTTAGTCGTGAAGGATTTTATTGATCCTAACATAGCTACCGCCAAAAAACAAGGAATAAGTCCGTCTTGGATAGACGTTGAAAAGCAAATCACCTTAAGGTTTGATGTTACAACAGCCGAGAAAGCGATAGCTCCTGCTAAAATTCGCTGGGCGGAAGAGATAAAGGATTGGCCGACTTATATCCAGTTAAATATTGATTTAATTGATAAGGGAGGCGTAGATATCATGCAAAGACCCATGATTAATGCATTCGTCTGGAACGGTATATTACTTCACAGTATAGACAGCAAAGAAATTGATAAGGGTCTCGCATATATGGATAAGTTAATCAAAACTTACCCCACTGCCTATACATTGCTTGATACCTATGGAAATCTCCTTTGGAAATCTGGTGATAAACAAAAGGCAATTATCATAGAGCGTCAAGCTCTTAAAGAAGTGCAGGAGGCGAAAGATCAAGATAACATTATTCCTATTCAACGGAGTTTGTCGCGAATGTTAGATGGTGATGCTAAAACTTGGGATGAAAACTAATTTAAAAATGTATGAAATTTATCTTTAGAAAAATCGCGTTGATTTTAACAACGCTTATAGAATTATCAGGTCTAACCTTTGCACAAGAAGGAAAAAGACCGTTACAAATCACTGATTTAGAAAATTGGCCGGAATTAAATTATAATTATGATTTGAGCCCAAATGGAAAGTACTTATATTATTCTGTTGCAAATGAAATATCAGATTTGCCAGTGCTGCATTTGAAACGCGTCGACAACACCTGGGAAAAAAGAATTGTCAGCTTAAATTCAGTAACATTCTCATCCGATAGCAAATATGCATTTTTTTTAAAAGGCGATACCCTAATAAAACAGACGCTTGGAAGTGCTCGAGCAGATTCAATATTTGATGTGTCTGATTTTCGACTTTTTCAATTTGAAAGAGAGGATTATATTGCCTATCATTCCAAAGACGATTTGATAATTAAGAACTTAAAAAACAACCGGCAAACTGCTTTCAAAGGTTTTTTAACCTATTTTGTTAGCCCAGATCATTCGTCGTTGATGATTGTGACCAATTCTTCGTCCAAACAGATTTTAATGTCATATGTTTTTTCCACTAATCAAACAAAGGAAATATGGCGTGCCATCAGTTTCGGAAAAGTGATTTTTAGCAAAAGAAACGATAAGATTGCTTTTGATGCTACTAATATGAATACAGGAACCGAAGATTATAGAGAAGTTTTTGTGTACGATTTGAACAAGGG includes:
- a CDS encoding TlpA family protein disulfide reductase, with translation MGFSYWYLYYSFKHDNKVKNSIPYDKYGSLLKKINTTFKGDVRDYVFYKFINLNLNAVINTYEEFKVAAKNTLPYLGNINSTLYQNELITLINKKEYELGKYKIGDAAQAFSLVDNKGIKHTLSDFKGKVVLIDFWASSCAPCREETPYLNKLYERYKSDSRVQIISIAVRDRKDAWQQALQHDKPKWLQLFDGDGKTSNYFTNAIPKFVVLDKAGLIINLDAPAPSNADKLETIIKTQIEKDK
- a CDS encoding IS630 family transposase (programmed frameshift); protein product: MVRYTIKLTKEEVGELYSIINKGSHSSQTFRTAYILLNCDEGEYAEKITNEQISKVLKVGMRTIDRVKKKFIEEGFEGVLDRRPTSRVYETKSDGDVEAKLVALCCSEPPEGFAKWSLRLLADKMVELEYVESISHVTVRSVLKKNELKPWKVKGWVIPPEKSSEFVANMERVLDVYKKPYDEEFPVVCMDESPKQLIEEGQPSQAMKPGQEARVDYEYIRHGVVNIFMANEPLRGKRFVEITAFKTKKDWALFVKRIADEWYPTAKKITLVMDNFKTHSASAFYETFEPAEAKRLWDRFEFVYTPKHGSWLNMAEIELHVLNGQCLNRHISTMLKINEEVAAWQHNRNNKNSKINWQFENKDARIKLKRLYPSLHD
- a CDS encoding RagB/SusD family nutrient uptake outer membrane protein, with product MSDNLTLADLTDVGLKQLYTNNLASIDNVSTPYWAALYKSIYEANAAIEGVSNSKKLTSSVKNRILGEAYFDRAFMYYYLVNLYGDVPLALTTDYKLTSVLKRSAAADVYNQIVNDLLQAKDYLDSQYLDFNLKNVTTERVRPNQMAAYALLARVQLQRKNYLAAEEAATKVIENKPTYNIVAPEQVFLKNSDETIWALQPVRAFLNTNQAQIFILPVTGPDFSYPVYLSNSLVNSFESNNDLRKSKWIGSVIVGSQTYYFSYKYKVPAIGTDIFEYDIVLRLAEQYLIRSEARAEQNKISDAQADLNIIRSRAGLANTVANNTSDLKAAILKERRVELFTEWGHRWIDIKRTGTIDQIMTQAAVVKGSTWESFKALFPIPYQEIVKDSQLTQNTGY
- a CDS encoding DUF255 domain-containing protein; this encodes MKIIKILLVLFVPSFAFASSHGISFDKNRNWEQVKNQAKLEHKYIFVDAFATWCVPCKQMDKEVYINKQVGDFFNGRFISVKVQMDQTTHDNDYVKSWYGDAKQIMRIGGIKAFPAFLFFNPEGELIYSRDGFKSIEEFINLGKAALSIKKGLAEQLTEFNAGKRGGIDLLNLAKFQRAQKQESSALAIATALKDELMNTNKFSGFYKPENLQLFTAFGRVFNVNDPFIKFIFKNQASSDSSFKAEGFSQRIVDFLVVKDFIDPNIATAKKQGISPSWIDVEKQITLRFDVTTAEKAIAPAKIRWAEEIKDWPTYIQLNIDLIDKGGVDIMQRPMINAFVWNGILLHSIDSKEIDKGLAYMDKLIKTYPTAYTLLDTYGNLLWKSGDKQKAIIIERQALKEVQEAKDQDNIIPIQRSLSRMLDGDAKTWDEN